Proteins found in one Zea mays cultivar B73 chromosome 1, Zm-B73-REFERENCE-NAM-5.0, whole genome shotgun sequence genomic segment:
- the LOC100501241 gene encoding calmodulin-binding transcription activator 3 isoform X13 gives MLEEDYMHIVLVHYLETKGGKSSRARGNNIIQEAAVGSPSQIMEVESSLSGQASEYEEAESADIYSGGAGYDSFTWMQQHENGTGPVIDSSLFSSYTPASSIAGNYQGQHATQNKSFYPVNQHNGPLILNGSSDMLGTNGRANQTDLPSWNSVIELDEPGQMPHLQFPVPSDQGATTEGLGVDYLTFDEVYSDGLSLNDIGAAGTHGKSYLQFSSATGDLSATENSLPQQNDGSLEEAAIGYPFLKTQSSNLSDILKDSFKKTDSFTRWMSKELPEVEDSQIHSSSGGFWSTGEANDIIEASSHEPLDQFTVSPMLSQEQLFSIVDFAPNWTYVGSKTKILVAGNILNDSQITERCKWSCMFGEVEVPAKILADGTLICYSPQHKLGRVPFYITCSNRLACSEVREFEFRPTVSQYMDAPSPHGETNKVYFQIRLDKLLSLEPDEYQATVSNPSLEMIDLSKKISSLMASNDEWSNLLKLAVDNEPSTADHHDQFVEKLIKEKLHVWLLNKVGMGGKGPSVLDDEGQGVLHLAAALGYDWAIRPTLAAGVNINFRDVHGWTALHWAAICGRERTVVALIALGAAPGALTDPTPDFPGSTPADIASANGQKGISGFLAESSLTSHLQALNLKEANMAQISGLPGIGDVTERDSLHPPSGDSLGPVRNAAQAAARIYQVFRVQSFQRKQAAQSEDDKGGMSDERALSLLSVKPPKSGQLDPLHSAATRIQNKFRGWKGRKEFLLIRQRIVKIQAHVRGQQVRKHYRKIVWSVGIVEKVILRWRRRGAGLRGFRSTEGSVESSNGGTSSSSIQDKPSGDDYDFLQEGRKQTEERLQKALARVKSMAQYPEARDQYHRILTVVSKMQESQAMEEKMLEESAGMDFMSEFKELWDDDTPIPGYI, from the exons ATGTTGGAAGA GGACTATATGCACATTGTACTTGTGCATTATCTTGAGACAAAG GGTGGCAAGTCATCTCGTGCTAGAGGAAATAACATTATTCAAGAAGCTGCTGTGGGTAGTCCTTCACAGATTATGGAGGTAGAAAGCTCACTTAGTGGACAGGCCTCAGAATACGAAGAGGCAGAATCAG CAGATATTTATTCAGGAGGAGCTGGATACGACTCTTTCACTTGGATGCAACAGCATGAAAATGGAACTGGACCCGTGATAGATTCTTCTCTCTTCAGCTCTTACACACCTGCTTCGTCCATAG CAGGTAATTACCAGGGGCAGCATGCCACACAAAATAAAAGCTTCTATCCTGTTAACCAACATAATGGTCCTCTCATTCTTAATGGATCAAGTGACATGCTTGGAACAAATGGCCGTGCAAATCAAACTGATCTTCCATCATGGAATTCTGTGATAGAACTGGACGAGCCTGGTCAAATGCCCCATCTCCAGTTTCCTGTCCCTTCTGATCAAGGTGCTACCACGGAAGGCCTGGGAGTTGATTACTTAACATTTGATGAAGTATATTCTGATGGCCTCAGTCTCAACGATATTGGTGCAGCAGGAACTCATGGGAAGTCATATCTGCAG TTCTCTAGTGCTACTGGTGATTTGTCTGCAACAGAGAACAGCCTCCCTCAACAAAATGATGGTTCTCTGGAGGAGGCAGCCATTGGCTATCCATTTTTGAAGACTCAGTCATCTAATCTATCTGATATCCTAAAAGACAGCTTTAAGAAAACTGACAGTTTTACAAGATGGATGAGCAAAGAGCTTCCTGAAGTGGAAGATTCTCAAATTCATTCTAGTTCTGGGGGGTTCTGGAGCACTGGAGAAGCAAATGATATCATCGAAGCATCAAGCCATGAGCCGCTGGATCAGTTTACTGTTTCCCCGATGCTCTCGCAGGAGCAGCTCTTTAGTATAGTAGATTTTGCTCCAAACTGGACATATGTGGGTTCAAAGACTAAG ATTTTAGTTGCTGGTAACATCCTGAATGACAGTCAAATCACCGAGAGATGCAAGTGGTCATGTATGTTTGGAGAAGTTGAAGTTCCAGCAAAGATTTTAGCAGATGGTACTCTCATCTGTTATTCGCCCCAGCATAAACTCGGTCGAGTTCCTTTTTACATTACCTGCTCCAACAGGTTGGCCTGCAGTGAAGTGCGGGAGTTTGAATTTCGACCAACTGTTTCCCAATACATGGATGCTCCTAGTCCACATGGTGAAACAAACAAAGTTTATTTCCAGATACGCCTTGACAAGTTGTTGTCCCTTGAACCAGATGAGTACCAGGCAACTGTATCTAACCCCAGCCTGGAGATGATTGACTTAAGTAAGAAGATAAGTTCACTGATGGCGAGTAATGATGAGTGGTCCAACTTGCTAAAGTTGGCTGTTGATAATGAGCCTTCTACTGCTGATCACCATGATCAGTTTGTTGAAAAATTGATTAAGGAAAAATTGCATGTCTGGCTTCTAAATAAAGTTGGTATGGGTGGCAAGGGACCCAGTGTGTTAGATGATGAAGGGCAGGGCGTGCTTCACTTAGCAGCTGCCCTTGGATATGATTGGGCTATAAGGCCGACACTTGCTGCTGGCGTGAATATTAATTTCAGAGATGTTCATGGGTGGACTGCACTCCATTGGGCTGCGATTTGTGGCCG AGAGCGGACTGTAGTTGCGCTTATTGCTCTAGGAGCAGCTCCTGGAGCTTTGACAGACCCGACTCCTGATTTCCCTGGAAGTACACCAGCAGATATCGCATCAGCTAATGGCCAAAAGGGAATATCTGGTTTCTTGGCAGAGTCTTCTCTGACCAGTCATCTTCAGGCCCTCAATCTGAAGGAAGCTAATATGGCTCAAATATCTGGTCTACCTGGTATTGGAGATGTTACTGAGAGAGATTCACTGCATCCTCCAAGCGGAGATTCATTAGGTCCTGTTCGAAATGCTGCTCAAGCTGCTGCGCGGATATATCAAGTTTTCAGGGTGCAATCCTTCCAGAGAAAGCAAGCGGCTCAATCTGAGGATGATAAAGGTGGAATGTCTGATGAGCGTGCCCTCTCACTCCTTTCTGTCAAGCCACCCAAGTCAGGGCAGCTTGATCCTCTGCATTCTGCTGCAACTCGCATACAGAATAAGTTCAGAGGATGGAAGGGGAGAAAGGAGTTTCTTCTTATTAGGCAGCGAATTGTGAAGATCCAG GCTCATGTGCGAGGTCAACAAGTGAGGAAGCATTATCGGAAAATAGTTTGGTCTGTTGGCATCGTGGAGAAAGTTATATTGCGTTGGAGGCGTAGAGGGGCTGGCTTACGTGGGTTTCGGTCTACAGAAGGTTCAGTGGAGAGCAGCAATGGCGGAACGAGTAGCAGTTCAATCCAAGATAAGCCTTCTGGGGATGATTATGATTTTCTGCAAGAAGGACGAAAACAGACTGAAGAACGGCTCCAGAAAGCTCTTGCGAGAGTGAAGTCCATGGCTCAATACCCAGAAGCAAGAGATCAGTACCATAGGATTTTGACTGTTGTGTCAAAAATGCAGGAGTCTCAG GCTATGGAAGAAAAGATGCTGGAGGAGTCAGCAGGGATGGACTTCATGAGTGAATTCAAGGAATTGTGGGATGACGACACACCTATACCTGGTTATATTTAG
- the LOC100501241 gene encoding calmodulin-binding transcription activator 3 isoform X1, which translates to MATTEARRLAVVPQLDIEQILKEAQHRWLRPAEICEILKNYRNFRIAPEPPNRPPSGSLFLFDRKVLRYFRKDGHNWRKKNDQKTVKEAHERLKSGSIDVLHCYYAHGEENINFQRRTYWMLEEDYMHIVLVHYLETKGGKSSRARGNNIIQEAAVGSPSQIMEVESSLSGQASEYEEAESADIYSGGAGYDSFTWMQQHENGTGPVIDSSLFSSYTPASSIAGNYQGQHATQNKSFYPVNQHNGPLILNGSSDMLGTNGRANQTDLPSWNSVIELDEPGQMPHLQFPVPSDQGATTEGLGVDYLTFDEVYSDGLSLNDIGAAGTHGKSYLQFSSATGDLSATENSLPQQNDGSLEEAAIGYPFLKTQSSNLSDILKDSFKKTDSFTRWMSKELPEVEDSQIHSSSGGFWSTGEANDIIEASSHEPLDQFTVSPMLSQEQLFSIVDFAPNWTYVGSKTKILVAGNILNDSQITERCKWSCMFGEVEVPAKILADGTLICYSPQHKLGRVPFYITCSNRLACSEVREFEFRPTVSQYMDAPSPHGETNKVYFQIRLDKLLSLEPDEYQATVSNPSLEMIDLSKKISSLMASNDEWSNLLKLAVDNEPSTADHHDQFVEKLIKEKLHVWLLNKVGMGGKGPSVLDDEGQGVLHLAAALGYDWAIRPTLAAGVNINFRDVHGWTALHWAAICGRERTVVALIALGAAPGALTDPTPDFPGSTPADIASANGQKGISGFLAESSLTSHLQALNLKEANMAQISGLPGIGDVTERDSLHPPSGDSLGPVRNAAQAAARIYQVFRVQSFQRKQAAQSEDDKGGMSDERALSLLSVKPPKSGQLDPLHSAATRIQNKFRGWKGRKEFLLIRQRIVKIQAHVRGQQVRKHYRKIVWSVGIVEKVILRWRRRGAGLRGFRSTEGSVESSNGGTSSSSIQDKPSGDDYDFLQEGRKQTEERLQKALARVKSMAQYPEARDQYHRILTVVSKMQESQAMEEKMLEESAGMDFMSEFKELWDDDTPIPGYI; encoded by the exons ATGGCCACGACGGAGGCGCGCCGCCTCGCGGTCGTGCCGCAGCTAG ATATCGAGCAGATACTGAAGGAAGCTCAACACCGATGGTTACGCCCTGCTGAAATATGTGAAATACTGAAAAACTACAGGAATTTCCGTATTGCTCCAGAACCACCAAACAGACCACCAA GTGGCTCACTTTTTTTATTTGATCGGAAAGTATTGAGATACTTCAGGAAGGATGGTCATAATTGGAGGAAGAAAAATGATCAGAAGACTGTCAAGGAAGCCCATGAAAGGTTGAAG TCTGGAAGTATTGATGTGCTTCACTGTTACTATGCTCATGGGGAAGAGAATATAAACTTCCAAAGGAGGACTTACTGGATGTTGGAAGA GGACTATATGCACATTGTACTTGTGCATTATCTTGAGACAAAG GGTGGCAAGTCATCTCGTGCTAGAGGAAATAACATTATTCAAGAAGCTGCTGTGGGTAGTCCTTCACAGATTATGGAGGTAGAAAGCTCACTTAGTGGACAGGCCTCAGAATACGAAGAGGCAGAATCAG CAGATATTTATTCAGGAGGAGCTGGATACGACTCTTTCACTTGGATGCAACAGCATGAAAATGGAACTGGACCCGTGATAGATTCTTCTCTCTTCAGCTCTTACACACCTGCTTCGTCCATAG CAGGTAATTACCAGGGGCAGCATGCCACACAAAATAAAAGCTTCTATCCTGTTAACCAACATAATGGTCCTCTCATTCTTAATGGATCAAGTGACATGCTTGGAACAAATGGCCGTGCAAATCAAACTGATCTTCCATCATGGAATTCTGTGATAGAACTGGACGAGCCTGGTCAAATGCCCCATCTCCAGTTTCCTGTCCCTTCTGATCAAGGTGCTACCACGGAAGGCCTGGGAGTTGATTACTTAACATTTGATGAAGTATATTCTGATGGCCTCAGTCTCAACGATATTGGTGCAGCAGGAACTCATGGGAAGTCATATCTGCAG TTCTCTAGTGCTACTGGTGATTTGTCTGCAACAGAGAACAGCCTCCCTCAACAAAATGATGGTTCTCTGGAGGAGGCAGCCATTGGCTATCCATTTTTGAAGACTCAGTCATCTAATCTATCTGATATCCTAAAAGACAGCTTTAAGAAAACTGACAGTTTTACAAGATGGATGAGCAAAGAGCTTCCTGAAGTGGAAGATTCTCAAATTCATTCTAGTTCTGGGGGGTTCTGGAGCACTGGAGAAGCAAATGATATCATCGAAGCATCAAGCCATGAGCCGCTGGATCAGTTTACTGTTTCCCCGATGCTCTCGCAGGAGCAGCTCTTTAGTATAGTAGATTTTGCTCCAAACTGGACATATGTGGGTTCAAAGACTAAG ATTTTAGTTGCTGGTAACATCCTGAATGACAGTCAAATCACCGAGAGATGCAAGTGGTCATGTATGTTTGGAGAAGTTGAAGTTCCAGCAAAGATTTTAGCAGATGGTACTCTCATCTGTTATTCGCCCCAGCATAAACTCGGTCGAGTTCCTTTTTACATTACCTGCTCCAACAGGTTGGCCTGCAGTGAAGTGCGGGAGTTTGAATTTCGACCAACTGTTTCCCAATACATGGATGCTCCTAGTCCACATGGTGAAACAAACAAAGTTTATTTCCAGATACGCCTTGACAAGTTGTTGTCCCTTGAACCAGATGAGTACCAGGCAACTGTATCTAACCCCAGCCTGGAGATGATTGACTTAAGTAAGAAGATAAGTTCACTGATGGCGAGTAATGATGAGTGGTCCAACTTGCTAAAGTTGGCTGTTGATAATGAGCCTTCTACTGCTGATCACCATGATCAGTTTGTTGAAAAATTGATTAAGGAAAAATTGCATGTCTGGCTTCTAAATAAAGTTGGTATGGGTGGCAAGGGACCCAGTGTGTTAGATGATGAAGGGCAGGGCGTGCTTCACTTAGCAGCTGCCCTTGGATATGATTGGGCTATAAGGCCGACACTTGCTGCTGGCGTGAATATTAATTTCAGAGATGTTCATGGGTGGACTGCACTCCATTGGGCTGCGATTTGTGGCCG AGAGCGGACTGTAGTTGCGCTTATTGCTCTAGGAGCAGCTCCTGGAGCTTTGACAGACCCGACTCCTGATTTCCCTGGAAGTACACCAGCAGATATCGCATCAGCTAATGGCCAAAAGGGAATATCTGGTTTCTTGGCAGAGTCTTCTCTGACCAGTCATCTTCAGGCCCTCAATCTGAAGGAAGCTAATATGGCTCAAATATCTGGTCTACCTGGTATTGGAGATGTTACTGAGAGAGATTCACTGCATCCTCCAAGCGGAGATTCATTAGGTCCTGTTCGAAATGCTGCTCAAGCTGCTGCGCGGATATATCAAGTTTTCAGGGTGCAATCCTTCCAGAGAAAGCAAGCGGCTCAATCTGAGGATGATAAAGGTGGAATGTCTGATGAGCGTGCCCTCTCACTCCTTTCTGTCAAGCCACCCAAGTCAGGGCAGCTTGATCCTCTGCATTCTGCTGCAACTCGCATACAGAATAAGTTCAGAGGATGGAAGGGGAGAAAGGAGTTTCTTCTTATTAGGCAGCGAATTGTGAAGATCCAG GCTCATGTGCGAGGTCAACAAGTGAGGAAGCATTATCGGAAAATAGTTTGGTCTGTTGGCATCGTGGAGAAAGTTATATTGCGTTGGAGGCGTAGAGGGGCTGGCTTACGTGGGTTTCGGTCTACAGAAGGTTCAGTGGAGAGCAGCAATGGCGGAACGAGTAGCAGTTCAATCCAAGATAAGCCTTCTGGGGATGATTATGATTTTCTGCAAGAAGGACGAAAACAGACTGAAGAACGGCTCCAGAAAGCTCTTGCGAGAGTGAAGTCCATGGCTCAATACCCAGAAGCAAGAGATCAGTACCATAGGATTTTGACTGTTGTGTCAAAAATGCAGGAGTCTCAG GCTATGGAAGAAAAGATGCTGGAGGAGTCAGCAGGGATGGACTTCATGAGTGAATTCAAGGAATTGTGGGATGACGACACACCTATACCTGGTTATATTTAG
- the LOC100501241 gene encoding calmodulin-binding transcription activator 3 isoform X9: MISLLHIVALYKLFNTYNQGGKSSRARGNNIIQEAAVGSPSQIMEVESSLSGQASEYEEAESDIYSGGAGYDSFTWMQQHENGTGPVIDSSLFSSYTPASSIGNYQGQHATQNKSFYPVNQHNGPLILNGSSDMLGTNGRANQTDLPSWNSVIELDEPGQMPHLQFPVPSDQGATTEGLGVDYLTFDEVYSDGLSLNDIGAAGTHGKSYLQFSSATGDLSATENSLPQQNDGSLEEAAIGYPFLKTQSSNLSDILKDSFKKTDSFTRWMSKELPEVEDSQIHSSSGGFWSTGEANDIIEASSHEPLDQFTVSPMLSQEQLFSIVDFAPNWTYVGSKTKILVAGNILNDSQITERCKWSCMFGEVEVPAKILADGTLICYSPQHKLGRVPFYITCSNRLACSEVREFEFRPTVSQYMDAPSPHGETNKVYFQIRLDKLLSLEPDEYQATVSNPSLEMIDLSKKISSLMASNDEWSNLLKLAVDNEPSTADHHDQFVEKLIKEKLHVWLLNKVGMGGKGPSVLDDEGQGVLHLAAALGYDWAIRPTLAAGVNINFRDVHGWTALHWAAICGRERTVVALIALGAAPGALTDPTPDFPGSTPADIASANGQKGISGFLAESSLTSHLQALNLKEANMAQISGLPGIGDVTERDSLHPPSGDSLGPVRNAAQAAARIYQVFRVQSFQRKQAAQSEDDKGGMSDERALSLLSVKPPKSGQLDPLHSAATRIQNKFRGWKGRKEFLLIRQRIVKIQAHVRGQQVRKHYRKIVWSVGIVEKVILRWRRRGAGLRGFRSTEGSVESSNGGTSSSSIQDKPSGDDYDFLQEGRKQTEERLQKALARVKSMAQYPEARDQYHRILTVVSKMQESQAMEEKMLEESAGMDFMSEFKELWDDDTPIPGYI, from the exons ATGATAAGTCTGTTGCATATAGTGGCACTATACAAACTGTTCAACACTTATAACCAG GGTGGCAAGTCATCTCGTGCTAGAGGAAATAACATTATTCAAGAAGCTGCTGTGGGTAGTCCTTCACAGATTATGGAGGTAGAAAGCTCACTTAGTGGACAGGCCTCAGAATACGAAGAGGCAGAATCAG ATATTTATTCAGGAGGAGCTGGATACGACTCTTTCACTTGGATGCAACAGCATGAAAATGGAACTGGACCCGTGATAGATTCTTCTCTCTTCAGCTCTTACACACCTGCTTCGTCCATAG GTAATTACCAGGGGCAGCATGCCACACAAAATAAAAGCTTCTATCCTGTTAACCAACATAATGGTCCTCTCATTCTTAATGGATCAAGTGACATGCTTGGAACAAATGGCCGTGCAAATCAAACTGATCTTCCATCATGGAATTCTGTGATAGAACTGGACGAGCCTGGTCAAATGCCCCATCTCCAGTTTCCTGTCCCTTCTGATCAAGGTGCTACCACGGAAGGCCTGGGAGTTGATTACTTAACATTTGATGAAGTATATTCTGATGGCCTCAGTCTCAACGATATTGGTGCAGCAGGAACTCATGGGAAGTCATATCTGCAG TTCTCTAGTGCTACTGGTGATTTGTCTGCAACAGAGAACAGCCTCCCTCAACAAAATGATGGTTCTCTGGAGGAGGCAGCCATTGGCTATCCATTTTTGAAGACTCAGTCATCTAATCTATCTGATATCCTAAAAGACAGCTTTAAGAAAACTGACAGTTTTACAAGATGGATGAGCAAAGAGCTTCCTGAAGTGGAAGATTCTCAAATTCATTCTAGTTCTGGGGGGTTCTGGAGCACTGGAGAAGCAAATGATATCATCGAAGCATCAAGCCATGAGCCGCTGGATCAGTTTACTGTTTCCCCGATGCTCTCGCAGGAGCAGCTCTTTAGTATAGTAGATTTTGCTCCAAACTGGACATATGTGGGTTCAAAGACTAAG ATTTTAGTTGCTGGTAACATCCTGAATGACAGTCAAATCACCGAGAGATGCAAGTGGTCATGTATGTTTGGAGAAGTTGAAGTTCCAGCAAAGATTTTAGCAGATGGTACTCTCATCTGTTATTCGCCCCAGCATAAACTCGGTCGAGTTCCTTTTTACATTACCTGCTCCAACAGGTTGGCCTGCAGTGAAGTGCGGGAGTTTGAATTTCGACCAACTGTTTCCCAATACATGGATGCTCCTAGTCCACATGGTGAAACAAACAAAGTTTATTTCCAGATACGCCTTGACAAGTTGTTGTCCCTTGAACCAGATGAGTACCAGGCAACTGTATCTAACCCCAGCCTGGAGATGATTGACTTAAGTAAGAAGATAAGTTCACTGATGGCGAGTAATGATGAGTGGTCCAACTTGCTAAAGTTGGCTGTTGATAATGAGCCTTCTACTGCTGATCACCATGATCAGTTTGTTGAAAAATTGATTAAGGAAAAATTGCATGTCTGGCTTCTAAATAAAGTTGGTATGGGTGGCAAGGGACCCAGTGTGTTAGATGATGAAGGGCAGGGCGTGCTTCACTTAGCAGCTGCCCTTGGATATGATTGGGCTATAAGGCCGACACTTGCTGCTGGCGTGAATATTAATTTCAGAGATGTTCATGGGTGGACTGCACTCCATTGGGCTGCGATTTGTGGCCG AGAGCGGACTGTAGTTGCGCTTATTGCTCTAGGAGCAGCTCCTGGAGCTTTGACAGACCCGACTCCTGATTTCCCTGGAAGTACACCAGCAGATATCGCATCAGCTAATGGCCAAAAGGGAATATCTGGTTTCTTGGCAGAGTCTTCTCTGACCAGTCATCTTCAGGCCCTCAATCTGAAGGAAGCTAATATGGCTCAAATATCTGGTCTACCTGGTATTGGAGATGTTACTGAGAGAGATTCACTGCATCCTCCAAGCGGAGATTCATTAGGTCCTGTTCGAAATGCTGCTCAAGCTGCTGCGCGGATATATCAAGTTTTCAGGGTGCAATCCTTCCAGAGAAAGCAAGCGGCTCAATCTGAGGATGATAAAGGTGGAATGTCTGATGAGCGTGCCCTCTCACTCCTTTCTGTCAAGCCACCCAAGTCAGGGCAGCTTGATCCTCTGCATTCTGCTGCAACTCGCATACAGAATAAGTTCAGAGGATGGAAGGGGAGAAAGGAGTTTCTTCTTATTAGGCAGCGAATTGTGAAGATCCAG GCTCATGTGCGAGGTCAACAAGTGAGGAAGCATTATCGGAAAATAGTTTGGTCTGTTGGCATCGTGGAGAAAGTTATATTGCGTTGGAGGCGTAGAGGGGCTGGCTTACGTGGGTTTCGGTCTACAGAAGGTTCAGTGGAGAGCAGCAATGGCGGAACGAGTAGCAGTTCAATCCAAGATAAGCCTTCTGGGGATGATTATGATTTTCTGCAAGAAGGACGAAAACAGACTGAAGAACGGCTCCAGAAAGCTCTTGCGAGAGTGAAGTCCATGGCTCAATACCCAGAAGCAAGAGATCAGTACCATAGGATTTTGACTGTTGTGTCAAAAATGCAGGAGTCTCAG GCTATGGAAGAAAAGATGCTGGAGGAGTCAGCAGGGATGGACTTCATGAGTGAATTCAAGGAATTGTGGGATGACGACACACCTATACCTGGTTATATTTAG